The genome window TGGCTTTGGACCTTCGATGATACTTGTATCTCTTtgtgtttgattatttttaaatttcaaacttTAGTGGTATGCAAGAGTTATTTTGGTAGAATGCTTTATGAAAGAGTATCCTATGCACATGCTGCAGTCTTTTCATAGGACCAAGGTCATGCCTTACCAATAGTAGAATTAGTTGGGTTCTCAAGATCTAAGAGATCTTTTAGTACTTTTGACTGAACATAGACCTGGCGGTAGTACGAAGCTCTTATCAATTGACTTACATTTGTTGATGATTCTTATCATTCAGGTGATGTTGCACGTGTTGATGGACAGTTAGCAGTTGCAAGAGCATTTGGTGATAAGAGCCTGAAGCAACACCTCAGTTCTGAACCGGATGTTGCTGTAGAGATCATAGATGACGATACAGAGTTTGTTATCTTAGCTAGTGATGGCATATGGAAGGTCAAACTTCTCATCTTTAAAATTAAACTCATATTTGTGATTTTCTATATTTATTAGCTGTTAATATAGGATATTACTTTGCTGAATCTTATCTGCAATCAAGTGACATGGTGGACTGTGTCCATTCATGGATGAAATGATGGGATGTTTAGTTATGCGTGTTCGTGGTATTGAAGTTATTGTGGTGCATGCTTAAAATGGATAAGAGTGAACATACTCTGAAGCTGCCATAGACAATTAATTTCAGGAAGAATACTTCCTAAAAATCTTTTCTATTCTAGGATGATTAAAAACAGGGGATTTTAAGCATCAAACAGAATTGAAATGCTGAACATAACTAGACGAGGGAAGATGGGTATCCTGCATAAGAATAAGTGAAGAGATATGTTCACCATCCTATGCTAAACAATGTATTAGGTGATGTTGTATTTCGGTGGTTCTTTTGGACTGGAGATATTTGATTGAATTGTAAGCACTGCAGCTACTTGTTAAATTAGCGCTCTGGTTTTGGTGAAAAATGTGCTAGAAGTTGCAATTCTCTTGGCAGGTAATGTCAAATCAAGAGGCAGTCGACTGTGTGAAAGACAAAAAGGAAGCTCGGGCTGCAGCAAAGCACCTTACTGAGGAAGCTGTAGCAAGGAAAAGTAGTGATGATATATCATGTATAGTCATCAAGTTCAAATGATAATTCTGGCCTACTATTCTCATTCTGTAGTTTTCTGATCTGTTCCCTCAATTGTCCAGTCAATTGGCCTTGGACCTCTTGGTTTTTGTACGGGTTTTTAAAGTGCTTGTTGtcttggaaaaaaaatgtgCAGAGAAAGTACAGTGGCGTATGTATAAGCTCCCAAGTAAATTGAACTCTGTTCATCATTTGTCTGTCTCAGCATGTTGATTATTCGTGATGGTTTACAACACAATCCCCCCCTCCTTTTTTTGTCTCTGTACTTGCCATCGTCTCGAAAGCTTAAATGTACAATATACTGGTTAAGGTTGCTGTCGTGCTGTTGTACACAGCAGTAAAGTTTTGCCGTTAGCACATTTGTTCTCTGAAATGTAGCTGTCTGGAATTTCGCTGAATTTTTACTGATTGTTCTTTCATATATGAAACATCCCTCGTCTTTGTTCACTTTCTGAGCAATCACTCATACTGATTCAGATTCTTCATATGTCCATCTTAAAGTGATTTTTGAGATTGAGAAGACAAATTTGGGAAAGAACCGTGGTCTTATTTTTCAAGCAAATACACTATGCGAGTCCCAAGAGTCCAGGACTCTGCTAGTTCCTCGTTCCCTAGGGGCTTTCATTTGAAAGGTGCAGAACATAGCTTCTTCCTAAATGAGGACCGTAATTGCCATGATTGTATTTATGCGCTGAGAGTGTATGTAAGAGCGAAGAGAGACCGCTTAAGGTATGCAATAGGGATAATCAACAAACTGCCCCTTTGGAGCATCTCATAAAAGAATTCAGAGTGCAATTTCAGAGGGTAGTCTCCATGCAAGTTGGTACGCTCGAAACTATAAGCTAAAAACCAAAGGTGATGAAACTGTAAAAGAAATCCTTGTTCGGATTTGCAGTTTtctaaagtaattttttttttttttttcgtgaacacattttctaataatctttttatatcttttcttttcacacaTATTAAATTGATAcgatacatttttttttacaaaaattcttaaaaataacaatccaaacgggatgtttctttttcattttcccttttttttgctctctctctctctctctctaatagAAGCTCTAATTCATAATATCTTGAAAAGATATTTCAACTTATGAACCAGCTTCCGCTCATCACTAGACAGATCTTCCCAAAAATATGTCTTAAGAATGTCAATTGACTCCCTAGTGATATGGTTGACAAGCTCATCTTCAATACCAAAATGCCTTCCAAACTACTTCTGCTGCTCCTCAGGACAACGATCAATGATCTTAATGGTCACCCTTTGACCTTTCTTGGCATCATCAACTGGTATGTCACTGCTATTGATTAATTCAATATGGCCAATATCAATGAACTCCTTTCGAGGAATACATAGTGGAGTTCCAATCTTTGCAACGCCATCAAGACGTCCATCCCCAAAAGAATGGGACCCTTCTTTTTGAAAACGGTGTTTGGTATGGTCTCAAGAACACGGGGGAATGCTGCATCTCCAGCAGTTCTCTTCTACTCCTCCTCCTTGAGATAATCAATATGAGGCTTAAACTGATCAAACAGCTGATAAATAACATCTGCGCAGAACAATTCGATACCCAGTTTATCTGCAAGTTCCCAAATTTCCAGCGTGACCTCGACATCAAAAGGCAAAATGGAAGCATATTCTCTCTTCTTCTCAAGCATGATGCTCCTTTCTTTGCATCTTTTTCATCCACAGGGCCAATGCTTATAATGCTGAAAGGTATATTAACTGCAGGATTCttcaagaattccaagagggCTTCCAAGGAGCCAAGAGAGGCAGCTTTAACATATACTCCCTCCCCTTTTTTCCAATCCTATTCATGGCTGATGTGATATCCTCCATTGCTTCTTTCTTAATACGTTTCACATCGTCATTTGGCTTCACAACAAAAATCCCAGAGCGAGCAATAGCATTCTCAAGACCTTGTGCTGCAATTTTGATACTCTATGCAGCATTGATTTCTATACAAACACAAACAATTGTCCTTCACTCGGAGCTCTTTCAGTGGGTGGGGTGTCAGACTCAATACTATTCGAATTCCATTAACAATAGGACCCTGCGTGCCACAAATAACTATTTGATCTCCTTCATGGAGCAGACTATTTACTAAGACCACTGCAATGGTTGTCCCAAGTCCTTTAACAACCTTAACCTCCAAAACAAATGCACTGCACTTGGTTCTGATAAGTAAGTTCCCGAACCAAGGTCCTTTGAGCCCCCTGCACCAGTAAGAGTAACAAGTCTGGGACCCCTTCACCACTAATTGCACTAGTAGGCACAATGTTGAATGTCTCCCCCATATAATTGTTTTCGTAGTACAATGCAGCGTTTATTCCTTGCTCCTGGAACTGTATGATAACCTGAGTCAGCCTCTTGTTGAATTCATTTTGCACACCTTCGGACTGTTGCTTCATTGCCTTCACCATGGGTGCATTGTAGCATATTTTCCATCCATAAGGTTTGTCAACCTTGTTGAGCGCGACTATGAATTGCGTGCCCATCAAGTTCAAAATAATGAGGGATTCGCCTGTTTGGGGCTTCAAGCCATGCACGATATCAACAAAGAGAACTGGAATGTCACACAAACCTGACAATTTGTTGAGTAATGCCTCCTACATGATCTTCCTGAACATTAGTGGCACGAGGTTAATGAAGTAACATGGTTTTCCCAGCATCAACATGACCCATAACGCAGCAGATTGGAGAACGGAGATGACATTCTAATTTTCCTACTTCTTTAAAGGAATTACCTTTTAGTTCTACAACCTCAGCTTCCGGATGAATCTGAGATTTCAAATGTGGGATTGCCTTGAACTCCTTAATGGCCATTGGAGGTTTAGGCTCCTGATCACCAGAATCAACATCTACTTCAGCATCTGGACTTCTCCTGAGCAGTTTAAGATCAGCACCATCATCCCAAGTAGTATGCGTTCTCTATGTGCCTCCAATCTACGAGATTCTACCTTTTGCTTACTCGTCAAGAGTTTCCGTTCTTGCTTTTTCTTCAaccgtttttctttttccctttccttCTTCAAACTTTTCTGCTCTTGTGCCAATCTTTCAAGCTCTTCTTCGCTGATcctctcctcttcttcttccctcAATCTCTCCTCCTCTTCCCTTTTTCTCCACTCTTCAGCTTGTGTTAAAGTAAAGCGAGCTTCTCATGGATCTCCGTCACATGCTTTGGAACTTTCCATCTTTTCATTCTTGTTCTTACATCCTTGCTCTCTCCTTGTGCAGTGCTACTACAATTCTTCATACAAGGCTTGGACggcttcttcttcttgtctATCTGATTTATTATGCAAAAATAACAAGGGGATACTACTGCTATTCGTTTTTTGGTTTATGAAAGAGTTTAAATCTGACAAGAAGAAACCTGAGTGTCAAGGTCTACTGATTAATGTCCTTAATTACCActtggccttttttttttgggacagTAAATGAGGCTGTAATTAATCCAGATAACAACATTTGTGTTTCCAGTTAATCAGAAGTATCTTTCATCTTCTCCTACTCTTCCTACGTCTATCATCATTTTTGCTATCGCTTTCACTTTCTTCCAAGCTCGAGGATGATTCAGACGAATCTGAATCATGAGAACTAGAAGTACCTGATTCATCAGATTCAGAAAGAGGCTTCTGCTGTTGCATGATAAGGCGAGGCATGTTCTTCGCGACCGTGACTTTGAACCATGATACCAAGGTGCACAGACGATTCCTGGAAGAGAATCTGGATGAAATACGGGAAGAAGATGTTGTCTCCTCTCCGTCAATCGTATGTAAGACAAAACGTGCCAAGGTGCTAAGCAAGTAGGCAAAAAATTTGGCCACATTACGTAGGTTACTTGTCTCGAGTCGATGGATCATAGAGTACTGTTAGACAaagcatttttcaaaattttcttgatgAATCTTGTTGATCATGCAAAACCGTTGGCCAAGAAGTCCATATTACTGAAGGTAAGTCCTCTTCTGGCTGCAGCACTCCAACGACATAATACACAATTCCATCTCCTGACCAGGCTCTAGCTTGATTTTCAGTAGGTTATGACCAGCTTCTTCATAATGGGCCAACACAAAACCACAATGTGTGTCAAAACTATGTGTGTCAAAACAATTCCATAGTACACATTATGGgtttgttttggaaagaaaaaggaataaaagaaaagaaaataacaagGTGTGGCAGAGGCAAGGGAACAAGATTAGGAGAAGAATCAGTATCTCATAGTAATAGTAGCTGATGGCAAAAGAAGTCCATGGATTCTGAGTATAATCTTCTGATCTTGCAGGcaattttggctgaatttcgaACATGCTGTTATTTACACTACTTCCCAGCCCCTAGATAGGCAGAGCTTTCCAAAGCATTTATATTTAGGGTACAAAACTGACGTGCAGCCTTGGTTTCTTACGTTTTATTGAAATAGTGAAACGCTGAATCTATTGTTGTTCCGTTTATGATCGTATTTTAAGTCTGGTCTTAACGAAGGAAGCACTGTAGAGAGCAGGTAAATTTCTTTGCAGAAAATGATGGATTATCCATGACAAATGTTAATAGGCCTTGGAGAAAGAAATGACGAGATTCTAATATACTCAACTGATTAATCTGCTGAATTTAAAATTAACCATGCCCCTTTGTTTTGATGATAAGGTCCGTGGAGCAGGTAAGTGGTGAAATCATGAATCATGGATCCGGCCATCCTGGAAAGCCGACAAGAGAAATGGTAATCCATTTCGTGTTCAAGTTCAGAATGTTACTGCTATTACCAAAATTGTCTCTCCGCTTTGGAAATTGAAGAGCGTTCTTCAGCTGCACACAAGCTGGAAACAGAAACCTTTGCATGTAAGTTTCATAATTGTTTTGATATTGCATCTTAGTGCTTTATAATGTAATGAATAATGAATCCACATTGCTTAGATTTTAAtcaaagaaacagaaaaagagGGAAAACAAGATTCCCTGGACAGTACATTTGCCACACAATTGGAGTAAACAATGTAGATCTGTGCGCTAGAACTTAAGAGACAAAGAACTGGGGTGTAAATGAGCATAATCAAACTGAATATCCTAATATTCAAACTTATTGAATTATTTTAacgaatttcaaattttatttaaatttgactTGTTATTTGCCGAAAATAACTTGAATGAgtttttaatcaaatttaaaaattgCCGAACATAAAATGTTGTTCAACCTTGGGTTGACTAATTGACAAATCAAGCTCAACCAAGTTCAAGCGAGCTCTTACCAAGCCAAGCTCGATTTGAGTATTGAGAAGCATGGTTCATCTTTCAGCCATACGAAGAACAAAAATTTACGCCTCACAGGGGAGTTGAAGGCAGATTCAACACTGAAATAGTCTGGACTAACTGCTAAAGTTAGGCCAATACTACCCATTACAGACCGCATGGAGGTGAAAAGTGAAACAATTGCGAGTAAAAGTTATCAAAAGTTGTGCAAACTAACTAGGCTCGAAGCTATGTCATAAATGGCATAAATATTCCATAGGATGACAGAAGAGAGTAAGCAACTAATGAATGCCTAATGGATGTGGAGTTTTTGGTGGTTCTCTGGTAAAACAATTGGGGTTCTTCCTCTTTCATCAACCTGCCTGCATTGATCTTTCTTGGTACCCGGATTCGATCCTCGTCGTCCTGATCCTTCTCCACGAGATTCAGTAAAGTGCTTGCGGCGTCGCTCATTGTGTCCTGCTAAGCGTCGGCGACAACTTCTCTTTGCCTCATCAAATTCTGAGAGGTCGTGGAATCTGGATAGACAATATAACCAAGTCTTGGACCTTGCAAATTTGAGAACTTACGCGataacaaaagcaaaagattGTCAAGAGGAAGATAACTGGCAGAAAATAGCCAAAAGTCCATCAACTGGCATTtgtttttcctaataaagatcAAATAAGATAGAAGCTATCATGATAGGATAAATTTGCGAAGAAAAAAGCCCGGAGATACTAGGACTTCTAAAGAATATTTATGATCTGAACTAACTGAAGTACCAGAGTATGGTCAAATTTCTGCATCACCGCAAATGGAAATTGTTTAGGGCTTGCTTGATCCATTTTTAGTCAGGAGTTCCTTGTACACAGCTTTTGTCAAACATGATTCTCAGAAAGCTAAAGTTCTCCATTACGTATCACTGGAAGTGATGTTTAGACCAGCTGGAATTTTAGTTTGGAAGACTTAACAGTTATCTAAAGAAGCTACACCATATAATTTTCCCAACTTGTTCAGTAATGCACAAGTATAGTGATACAAATCAAGATGCTCTTTAAACATTATCTGAAGGATTGTTCTTTAATCTTCATCTGAAGCATTTTAGGATGTAGTATTCCTAGTTGATAATCAGTAGTTCATTCGAGCCCTGAAGGACACTTGATCTATCGACAAAGAAGGCCACGGTTGCGTACTTCATTGCATGTTTAGTCACAGCTTTGACACATTTGCGTATCTTATTTCCTAATTATGGGTTtgttttttcccattttttcccTGTGACAAGACAACAGAAACttaatttatgaatttaatCACATTAATATTTTCCTAATCATGGTTAATTCTTCCAGAGGAGGTACGATGAGATAAACAGCTCGTAACTATGTTTCTATTAATTCGGAAATAAGCATAGAGGATTTGGGAAagcaggaaaagaaaaaattgtctTAATGAGTCGAGTTCTACAAACCTGCTGCACTGCTGACAGAACCTCTGCTTCAGTCCTTCAACCACGACAACTTCAGCCTTAGCATGATACTCACACACCTTGTGCCTCTTGTGGTAGCTCTTTGAATCAGTAAGATCAGCCTTACAATTCTCCGCCCGGCAGCCCGGCGGTGGTGCCACTGCCAcccctccaccaccaccaccaccaccaccagcaccttcagcagcagcagcagcagttcTTGAACCCCTCTTCCTTGGACCCtcatcaaaattcattcttttcttcttaaGCCCAGGCTCCACCTCAATTTCTGCTCCAAAACCACCATTaccatcttcttcttcctcctcctcctcgtccacctcttcctcttcctcctcctcctcctcctctgtgTCAGTCTCTGCCTCTTCCGTCACTTTCTTGGTTGGAGCAAACGGGGAATGCACGGCTGATGATGATTGCCTAAGGTGGTGCATGTGAGGCTCCATGATGATAGCGACCTTGTGGAGGGCTCTTTCTTTCTTATAATTCAATTCAAGAAACTAGAGTGAGAAGACTACAAGAGGAGGATGAGAAAGACTTGAAAGATATGGGGTGTGGGAAGAGTAATCAATGGAACTGAAGGCATGCTGAGAGAAAGCTTAaaaagtagtactagtacaataCTACAACATTAGAGAAAGAGAGTGAGATGGAGAAAAGAGAACTGAGGGAGTGAGGACCACTACAATTTCTCCGCACTCTTCTTAGCTCCTTTTGTCTGcatccttcttcttcttttcatttttttctttttggggttACAAGGCCCCTTTGTCTGCTTGTATAGTTGCTCTTGTATTTGTATAGGCAATATGCAATCATGCATGCCCTTCTGCGATTGTTAGTGTgtgtgagttttttttttcttttttttttgggaataatGAATTGGGATAAGTACTTGGGTAGTTTGAGAAATATGTAGCTTAACAGATGGAGGAGGGGAAGGCTTTGGCTTGCTCTTATAGACTTAGGCTGAGGCTGAGGCTGAGGCTGAGGCTAACAGTAGTTGGCGTAGGTGGTCAAATTATAGTTATTTGTGTTATAAATTGTATTGCCTTGTTCTAGTTGAACAGGGTAAATCCCCATTCTCAGTCTTGTCGCGTGGATACACGCTCAATGATTGGATTACTTGGTGGATTCAGGTGACATGTGGTGAGCGGGGAAGGATCATTTGCAACTGCAATGGGATATTTTTCAGGGGTGAGCACAGTTCGGGTGCCGTCCTGACTAACCCGACTCTAAAATATTGGATCAGTTATTTTGTGACTCTAACCTGCTTCTAATATTTTTGAGTACCCGAAAAAAAGGAGCGGGTCATAGGATACTCgtccctaaaaaaaaattatttttcaataaaaaaatattttttacttaatatcaatatgtttttcaataaaaaaaaaagtatgcttTCCAATTAACATTGGTAGATATATTATAATCAAAATTCATGCATCACCATTCTCATacatttcatccaataatcaaaccaatttcataaatttagtacatattagaattataatatctaatagATAAAAcgaaattttataataattttgagtacatcaccattctcacaTATTTCATCCTTCTATAACATAACAAACACAAGGATAATAAGTATATGGCAACTTTTTCAAGTATAACAAATACAAGGATAAAAcgaaattttataataattttgaatacatcaccattctcacGCATTTTATCTTTTTACAACATAACAAACACAAGAATAATAAGTATATGACAATTTTTCCAACTTCCTTAAGGATATTATGGTACAAGATTGCATCCAAAATGAGTCAATTGTGGAATCAAGTTCGGAAAAGAATTGAACAGAGTTAATAATTTTTGAAGAAAGTATAACCaaagtaattttgaaaaattttccccaactttcttacatctttggaatagaccttgttgcattaaaggtgatgaaaaagaaaaataaatttcttgcactaaaataaaggaaacaaatttaagagacacaattgcaataaaataaataaataaatgtaagacacaaatgttttAATTATCCAACTAACAGAAAATTGGAGCTCCAAACACaaatttttgattgaattgatcaaaatttt of Coffea arabica cultivar ET-39 chromosome 5c, Coffea Arabica ET-39 HiFi, whole genome shotgun sequence contains these proteins:
- the LOC113689869 gene encoding uncharacterized protein isoform X1, with product MEPHMHHLRQSSSAVHSPFAPTKKVTEEAETDTEEEEEEEEEEVDEEEEEEEDGNGGFGAEIEVEPGLKKKRMNFDEGPRKRGSRTAAAAAEGAGGGGGGGGGVAVAPPPGCRAENCKADLTDSKSYHKRHKVCEYHAKAEVVVVEGLKQRFCQQCSRSKTWLYCLSRFHDLSEFDEAKRSCRRRLAGHNERRRKHFTESRGEGSGRRGSNPGTKKDQCRQVDERGRTPIVLPENHQKLHIH
- the LOC113689869 gene encoding uncharacterized protein isoform X2, which encodes MEPHMHHLRQSSSAVHSPFAPTKKVTEEAETDTEEEEEEEEEEVDEEEEEEEDGNGGFGAEIEVEPGLKKKRMNFDEGPRKRGSRTAAAAAEGAGGGGGGGGGVAVAPPPGCRAENCKADLTDSKSYHKRHKVCEYHAKAEVVVVEGLKQRFCQQCSRFHDLSEFDEAKRSCRRRLAGHNERRRKHFTESRGEGSGRRGSNPGTKKDQCRQVDERGRTPIVLPENHQKLHIH
- the LOC113689869 gene encoding uncharacterized protein isoform X3, with protein sequence MEPHMHHLRQSSSAVHSPFAPTKKVTEEAETDTEEEEEEEEEEVDEEEEEEEDGNGGFGAEIEVEPGLKKKRMNFDEGPRKRGSRTAAAAAEGAGGGGGGGGGVAVAPPPGCRAENCKADLTDSKSYHKRHKVCEYHAKAEVVVVEGLKQRFCQQCSRKNKCQLMDFWLFSASYLPLDNLLLLLSRKFSNLQGPRLGYIVYPDSTTSQNLMRQREVVADA